In a single window of the Chaetodon trifascialis isolate fChaTrf1 chromosome 19, fChaTrf1.hap1, whole genome shotgun sequence genome:
- the col10a1b gene encoding collagen alpha-1(X) chain → MDLRVTSVLLVLLALAEATPDRYYHVPKVSKTPYPVKSHAVAGQDGPPGPPGAPGEPGPMGPPGPPGKGGVGHTGPQGPPGPPGPPGYSHAGKPGSPGGPGKSGAPGIPGERGAPGATGQMGPRGAPGAPGTPGPSGISSVGKPGPVGIPGAMGPRGEPGLKGHPGIPGIPGAKGERGIGVPGVQGSPGPVGPMGPSGMPGKPGVGKSGAPGYPGEPGKSGQPGRDGSPGPMGMPGPKGHTGPPGTGAPGKPGQNGTPGMPGPMGSKGPQGPAGQPGSPGMPGVGKTGEPGIPGSRGAPGTPGTTGQKGEPGPTGFTGQPGAPGPIGPAGPQGARGFQGEGGPVGPKGDIGMVGAPGPRGTKGEQGAPGFTGKPGSPGAVGPAGVPGHNGLQGPKGAQGHGGPPGIPGANGAPGPKGHNGSPGAPGKSGESGRPGPMGPVGPPGPAGPQGFKGHPGMPGPPGPAGMTAKGVSGPQGPPGIPGARGQDGLPGPSGPPGPPGPPGEVIYHHEKSMPIKSHEVYMSHEMVKAPMSAFSAVLTTAYPPAATPIQFNQVLYNGENHYDPQSGVFTCQVPGLYYFSYHIHVNGANALVALYKNEEPVVFTYDEYNKGFLDQMSGSAVLMLHASDRVYVQVPDEESNGIFAADNVHCAFSGFLIAST, encoded by the exons ATGGACCTGAGGGTCACAAGCGTTCTCCTCGTCCTCCTAGCTTTGGCTGAGGCAACCCCTGACAGGTACTACCATGTGCCAAAAGTGAGCAAGACTCCCTACCCCGTCAAGAGTCACG CTGTTGCAGGTCAGGACGGTCCTCCAGGTCCTCCAGGTGCTCCAGGTGAGCCAGGACCAATGGGACCACCTGGACCTCCAGGAAAGGGTGGTGTAGGACATACTGGACCACAAGGCCCACCAGGACCTCCCGGACCCCCTGGCTACTCTCATGCAGGTAAACCTGGTAGCCCAGGTGGCCCTGGAAAATCAGGTGCCCCTGGTATCCCTGGTGAGAGAGGTGCACCAGGCGCAACCGGACAAATGGGTCCCAGAGGTGCACCTGGTGCTCCTGGTACACCTGGACCTTCTGGAATTTCTTCTGTTGGAAAACCTGGACCAGTTGGCATCCCTGGGGCAATGGGACCAAGAGGAGAGCCTGGTTTGAAGGGACATCCTGGTATTCCTGGAATTCCTGGTGCCAAAGGAGAGAGAGGTATTGGAGTTCCTGGGGTTCAAGGATCACCAGGCCCAGTTGGACCAATGGGCCCATCTGGTATGCCTGGCAAACCTGGAGTTGGTAAATCCGGTGCCCCTGGCTATCCTGGAGAACCTGGAAAGAGTGGCCAGCCAGGAAGAGATGGTAGTCCCGGGCCAATGGGTATGCCAGGGCCAAAAGGTCACACAGGGCCTCCAGGCACAGGAGCACCAGGGAAACCAGGCCAGAATGGTACCCCAGGTATGCCAGGACCTATGGGGTCAAAAGGTCCACAGGGTCCTGCTGGTCAGCCCGGCTCCCCTGGTATGCCAGGTGTTGGCAAAACTGGTGAACCTGGAATACCAGGTAGCAGAGGAGCCCCTGGTACTCCAGGAACCACTGGTCAGAAAGGAGAGCCAGGCCCAACTGGTTTTACTGGTCAGCCAGGTGCTCCTGGTCCTATTGGCCCAGCTGGTCCACAGGGTGCAAGAGGATTCCAGGGTGAGGGAGGTCCAGTAGGACCCAAAGGCGATATTGGTATGGTAGGTGCACCAGGCCCAAGGGGAACCAAAGGTGAGCAGGGAGCTCCAGGTTTCACTGGGAAACCAGGTTCCCCTGGGGCAGTAGGCCCAGCAGGAGTTCCAGGTCATAATGGTCTTCAGGGTCCAAAAGGTGCACAAGGCCATGGTGGTCCCCCAGGAATTCCAGGTGCAAATGGAGCCCCAGGACCAAAAGGACACAACGGCAGCCCAGGAGCACCAGGAAAAAGTGGCGAGAGTGGAAGGCCAGGACCCATGGGACCAGTTGGCCCCCCTGGTCCAGCAGGTCCCCAAGGGTTCAAGGGCCACCCAGGTATGCCAGGCCCACCCGGCCCAGCTGGCATGACAGCTAAGGGAGTCTCTGGTCCTCAGGGTCCACCTGGAATTCCAGGTGCTAGAGGTCAAGATGGTCTGCCAGGTCCCTCCGGTCCTCCTGGTCCACCTGGCCCACCAGGAGAGGTGATTTACCACCATGAGAAGAGCATGCCAATTAAGTCCCATGAGGTTTACATGTCTCATGAGATGGTGAAGGCCCCCATGTCTGCCTTCAGTGCTGTGCTGACTACGGCCTATCCTCCAGCTGCCACCCCTATTCAGTTCAACCAAGTTCTGTACAATGGGGAGAACCATTATGATCCCCAAAGTGGTGTGTTTACCTGCCAGGTCCCAGGCCTCTACTATTTCAGTTATCATATCCATGTCAATGGTGCCAATGCACTGGTGGCCCTCTACAAAAATGAGGAGCCAGTAGTTTTCACCTATGACGAGTACAACAAGGGCTTCCTGGATCAGATGTCAGGCAGTGCTGTTCTTATGCTGCATGCCAGTGACAGAGTCTATGTCCAGGTCCCTGATGAGGAGAGTAATGGTATTTTTGCAGCAGACAATGTTCACTGCGCTTTCTCTGGGTTCTTAATTGCCTCAACGTGA